CGCACTTAGTGCAGGGATGTGGGCTTCTTTCGCAATGGCTTTCATATCGGCCGGGGGGATCTGGGCTTGGAATGAAGGCAGGATAATCGCATTGATTGTCGTCTTTGCCGTCCTTTTCACGCTTTATGCCGCACAGCAATACTTTTGCATCTTGACCACGGTCCAGACAAGATCTTTCCCAGGCCACCTTCTCAAATCCCGAACCCAATTACTCCTTTACATCACAACAACATGTGCAAACACTGCCATGTTCTTCACCACATTCTATATACCGGTCTACTTCCAATTCGCCCAGAATGACACCTCGCTCATGGCAGCCGTCCGGCTGCTCCCCTATCTCCTGGTAACCATAACATTCAACCTCGCAACCGGCTGGATACTACCCAAAGCCAAATACTACGTGCCATTCTGCCTAGTCTCGGGTATCCTTTTGACAATGGCCTCTGCGCTCTTCTTTGCCTACCTCTCGCCATCAATCCCACCAGCACAGGTATACGGCTTCAGCATCCTAATGGGCGTTGGCACCGGTCTCACAATGCAACTCGGGTATTCGGTCAGCAGCCTCAAAGTAGCACCTTCGGATATCCTCAGTGCAATAAACCTACAAAACATCGCCCAGATAGGCGCTACCGTGATATGCCTCGTGGTCGCAAGCCAGGTTTTCCAATCAACCGCGGTACGCAATCTAAACAGCGTGCTAGCTGGCCAGGGTCACAGTCACGGTCAGACGGAGATCCGTAATGCGGTCTCGGGTGCCCAGAGTGCCCTGTTTGAGTCGTTGGATGGAAATCTACGTGAGGCTGCGATTCGGGCTATCACTGAGGCGATTGGGCGGGCTTTTATCATTCCGCTGGTTGCGGGCGTGGTGGGTGTTGTGGGTTCTTTGTTTATGAAGCGAGAGAGGTTGTTTGCGTGATTTAGATGTGATGATGGATAGAGGTATGTCTATACATGATATTGATCATCGAGGGAAGGTATCTGCTATCACTACTAAAAGGAAGACGTATCCATAAACCAATATAATGGCATTTAAGtcttgaaaaagagaagagtaTCATCCTAAAATACACAAAAATAGAAACATATGTCATTCCAGTCGTTAAAAGGCAGAGATGGTTATTAATACAGTCGAACCTTCACGCCCTGACCATGGGACACGGTGAGATTCGATTTGAT
This is a stretch of genomic DNA from Aspergillus puulaauensis MK2 DNA, chromosome 8, nearly complete sequence. It encodes these proteins:
- a CDS encoding uncharacterized protein (COG:G;~EggNog:ENOG410PJXI;~InterPro:IPR020846,IPR011701,IPR036259;~PFAM:PF07690;~TransMembrane:14 (i42-62o82-102i114-134o140-161i173-192o204-223i244-269o275-296i317-337o357-374i381-403o409-430i451-468o522-544i);~go_function: GO:0022857 - transmembrane transporter activity [Evidence IEA];~go_process: GO:0055085 - transmembrane transport [Evidence IEA]), with translation MDIALECQTEIYLTGQHSELEAEQNIQQSQTEKADDETRKVIGMRWFLVCAGLYLSALMYGLDTTIAADVQGAVIKTFPADVSQLAWIGAGFPLGSVAVILPYGHLYTAFNMKWLYIAGIVLFQAGSAVCGAAPTMNALIVGRVFAGAGGTGIYLGGLNILSALTERQERGAYLAGTGFVWGLGAILGPVVGGSFSDSSATWRWGFYINLVIGAITAPVYLLFLPSLHPAPGKMLRERLLRLDYVGFALSAGMWASFAMAFISAGGIWAWNEGRIIALIVVFAVLFTLYAAQQYFCILTTVQTRSFPGHLLKSRTQLLLYITTTCANTAMFFTTFYIPVYFQFAQNDTSLMAAVRLLPYLLVTITFNLATGWILPKAKYYVPFCLVSGILLTMASALFFAYLSPSIPPAQVYGFSILMGVGTGLTMQLGYSVSSLKVAPSDILSAINLQNIAQIGATVICLVVASQVFQSTAVRNLNSVLAGQGHSHGQTEIRNAVSGAQSALFESLDGNLREAAIRAITEAIGRAFIIPLVAGVVGVVGSLFMKRERLFA